The nucleotide window CACTCATATCAGGGCAGGCGTACATAACCACTTACGAACTGGTAAGGAAATATGTCTCCAACTATTCGAAAGACAATACACTGAAGTCATTGGTGGCGGGAGGTTCGGCATCACTGGTGGCCCAGAGCATTACTGTTCCCATCGATGTCATATCGCAGCAGCTCATGATGCAGGGCCATGGGGAGCATCTGACCCGCTTTAAAGTGAAACCCAAAGTGGGAGCAAAGCACTCTGTATTTTTCGGCCAGACGAGAGACATTATCGGGCAGATATTTGCTACGGATGGCATTCGTGGCTTCTATCGAGGATATGTGGCGTCTCTCCTCACGTACATCCCCAACAGTGCCGTTTGGTGGCCGTTTTACCACTTCTATGCAggtaaaatatctaaatatatacTACTTTTATCAatttgcattaaattgatcaaaaatgactaGGGCTGTCAATTCCAGTactcaatttttaaaaatcatgtgTCGAGTAATctgcaaaataccggaagtggcacaTACAATAAACGAGAATCCATAAAACGCATTATTGAACCGCTTTCCAAGGCTGcgtgatatattaaacccatttaaggggagacactgcaggcagaaacattgttttttcatgcacctgtcaagtttgagatttttggctttttggtttttcataaagtgttttttcagactagtgaaaagaaaacatccaaaagacattattaaggtttttttttatagcactttatctattttttttttcaatagatttcaattacaattcatatttttaaagcCCGTTTtcccaaaatgagttttttttctcctacactgagccataaatctccacttcagtagcacttgcacacaccaaactttgcatttttattccagtctatatcctgattgtttttacagagggatttgttcatatataatttgctttatacaacattttattcccccaaaaattgtaaaaaaaaatatacatatatatatatatatatattgttttctgtctgttctaagttttttttttttttttttttgtaaaaacatttgactctaatatgtcaaataaTTTAAACAGGACTTTTAAAACTGAATTcattaattgtttagatttttgtactggaaatatatgcaaattagcacatatttcattaaataatgtctcatttgcatatttagacctaaaattttagaaaacttgtaatacaaaaaattctCAATGTAAGGTAATAActattggttaattttttttaccgtattcacctgcagtgtgtcgccttaaaaatcataataaagcataatgctattgtgaattctcAAATGCTatgattcaaataaataaatatatgtgatgCAGGTTAAATATATGccctttaattatttacatatgTGTAGGTTACATATGTGCATCTCAGAGCAGCTCCATTCCACAGAAAATgttgctccacacaaactgttatgaTTTACttgtgtggagcatctcaaactccatctttgcatattgttgtgagtttgtGTTTATTATAAAGTTCATCTGGGAATGCCATTTCATCatatttgtaaggtaaatcatttataaacctacacaAATGCTGGAGAATCATCAGAGGGATTCCAGAGTTTACATGTTTTGTTGttcagtcaatattaaacaaggattaaatCGCACTGTGAAGTGtaaaaactagggctgcaacgattcctCGATTCCATTCGAGTATCGAGTAATCAGCAAAATACCTCTATTAAGCTTAATATAATGCTATTAAgaattcacaaacgctacgatttaattaaataaatgtatgcgatgcaggtttaatatgcgttttaattatttacatgcgcaTAGTGCATCTCAGAGCGTCTGTTCACAGTTAATGCTGCTAAACAGTTATCATTTATGTGTGGATTGTCtgtgtattttaagtaattttaaaggctgttGTTAAGCTAGGTCTATTTGTATTGCTACAAAAAGTGAATTATTGCTATCCaatatccgattactcgattatcaaaataatcattagtgacagccctaaaaaGTCACGGTAAAGAATTTTCCATTGTCACAAAATgtatctatttcaaataaatgctgttcttttgaatgttcTAATCGTCAGAAGATCTATATAAAAATGTgccatggtttccacaaaaatattggggaACACCATTGTTTTTAGCATTGATAATAACAAAACATggttcttgagcaccaaatcagcatattagaatgatttctgaaggatcatgtcacactgaagaccagagtaatggctgatgaaaattcagcttcatcatcacaggaataaatcactttttaaaacatattaagatagaaaacatatatttcatattatagtaatatttcacaatattacccttttttactgtattttgattaaataaatgcagccttgatgagaataaaatacttctttaaaaaaaaaaaaacaaccaaaaattTTAAAGGTATGATAATATTTCAGTTAATTTTCTCAGTTTAGTGGCAGATTGTGTATGTATCTGAGTGGCAGTGCCAGTTTTATGTACTTTGAATGTtcatgttttgtttgttaaaatactGTTCAGAGTCACATGGACAGAAGTCCTCTGGGCCGCAGTCTATCTGTCTCAGAAAAgctgaaatttgctctttttgtctCCACAGAGCAGTTGTCTATGATGGCTCCCAGTAACTGCCCTCATCTAGTGCTACAGGCAGTGGCTGGACCTTTGGCAGCTGCCACAGCCTCCACTGTCACCAACCCCATGGATGTCATCAGGGCTCGGGTTCAGGTGATTTCcattaaaaacaatataaaatcagACAACCCATACGTATAGCTGGAATGACTGTTTACATGTACAACAAAACACAGATAACTATCAAAAACCGGCTTGTTATGTAAAGCATTTGTCCAGCAACACAACAGAGCTGATTTTATGTATATGTATGATTCTTTTATACTTATAAGTTGTTATTTTTCTGATTTGTACCTTTCCCAATTCTCTTATAGCCAAATATAAAACCTTATAGGCGAATATCTGACTGCTTTTTTTGGGCAGGTGGAGGGCAGGACATCAGTCATAGAGACCTTTAACCAGCTGATCAGAGAGGAAGGATTCTGGGGGACGACCAAAGGCCTCTCTGCTCGTATCATATCATCAGCACCCACAGCAATAGTCATGGTGGTTGGTTATGAAACTCTCAAAAAGCTCAGCTTGCGGCCAGAGCTGGTTGACTCCCGACACTGGTAAAACAAAAAGAGAAATTTTACAGTGTGTGTCATCTCCCCTGTGACTTCACTCCACCTTATTTTCCATTTTTGCCTTTTAAATCTCCTGCCTTGCAATTGCTGATTGCTTTTGGGtgattataaaattatttttagctAATAGTAACACTGCAGCTTTTGAGCTCTGTGTTGCTGTCTGTCAATGGGGGAAAATGCTGCTCAGGTTTGCAATTGGTGTAAGAGGCACAAAAGTATTTCTTGAATGAATTTTTAAAAAGTATGCGATCTAACAGATTGTATGTTTTAGAAAAAGAGTTTTTTGTGACTTTAATTTATTGCGTGTTGTATAAGTGGTGTTAAATGTCCGAAGTTTGATTTACACTATGATATAAACAATGtttcttttaatatatatttcatttagaAAACTCGCTTTATTCAACTGTCCCCACAGTGACATTTTATCAGTAGTGCTAAAGTTTATATTGTACTTTATTAAGTTTATATAACCAGTTCTTTTCATGTCCACCTCTGAATgtgctttttgttgtttttgtgagGTGTTGGGGTTGTTTTAAGTTGCCAAAGCTGAATGGATATTCAAGGAAAATCTGTGGCTGACAATGAATAATCAAAtgattgtaaatatatcaagttATATAGTTGTGTGTGCCCTTCAATATTTACTCAGTGTTTTTCCAATCCTGTCTTCCATCATTAGGGCTCATAaggagatgtttagcagaatgtttGAGCTGCTCTTTTCCAAACAGTTGAAGTGAATAGGGGTCAGGAGCTGTCAAGCTTTAAAAAGGACAACTTGGTATTAAAATAGTTAGGGGTCAACTGATTATCAGAGCTGATATTAAGCATTtgtatggttatcggtatcagtctttttcaaaacagatttgccgataaaataatttaaatgcatttaaagagTTTTTGTCAGGGCCCTTGTTGttctcaattttgacttcattttacATTAGACAtgtatagttgaagtcaaaagtttacatacacattgcaaaatctgcaaaatgttatttatttgaccaacataagagggatcatgcaaaatgtatgttatttttaatagtacttccctaaataagatatttcacataaaagacatttacattagtgatgggaagttcggatcattttaccgactcggatctttgagtcccgttcagcaaaatgaacgaatcttttttcgagtcatttcgttcattttaccaaaatataattaaaaagctacgtgttacttccataacacatgtactgcttgtacaaacgttgattacactacaaatatgacaaaactataatactattagaaaaagaaaagtttaattcattgtttacctgggtcttcagtctatgattagctccctcacctctatctgtacaggtttgagtcgttcgttcatcacgtgacagccccatacgcttaacctatgctgcctgagccggaaacagaattgattagttcatttctcgagtcttcgggtttgagtcgttcgttcatagttgcgcaattgcgcatgcgcgactgaacgaatcactccccgagacgactcgttcttcccgggtcacattaaagattcgttcaaattgaacgaatcgttcaagaacgacccatcactaatttacatataggccacaagagaataatagaaataatagttgaatttattaaaattacccaattcaaaagtttacatacacttgattcttaatactgcgttgttacctggatgatccacagctgtatttttgttgtgcttgtttagtgatagttgttcatgggtcccaCAACTTCTTTGTTTTTTCCCCTTTCCAACTATtactgtattttatgtgaaatatcttattcaggtgtactaaataaaaaaataacgtattttctatgatccttcttatttttggtaaaataattaacattttgcagattctgaaacgtGTATGTTAACTTTCGACTTCAACTGTGTATCacaaaatatcggttatctgtctacttgatctgtaataaacGGTATCAGCATCGTCCCTGAAAAATCAGTCTACCCTATCGAAATACTCATactaattatgcacacagtgttcAAAATGTTCTCGAGTTGTACAATAGAAATCATTATTCACTGCAAATCTTGCTTGGAAGCTGAGATCATTCTGTGGAGTAAACCAATTTTGGATATACTGCTAGTTTTCAAATAACAGGAGagaaaatgttagtttttgggtGAGTTGTCCTTTTGAGAACATCTTGTGATCCAACTGGAGTGAACTATGGGAAAATAGATTTTAAACTTTACCCAAAACATATGGTGTCTGTGAGATCTCCAAAGACAAATGTACATGTAAATATTGCGTCAAAGGTGTAACTGTATCCTGAAGGACAGCATTAAGCACTCACGGTTTCTTTGCTGTGTGATTCTTCTTGTCACCACTAGGGAGCAGCCACTTACAAAAAATTAGACGATGCTCTGCTCTAGTCTAGTCTAGTTTTGCCCAGTCGTACATAAGCCAGATAGACGCATTCCAGTCATAttaagtatatatttaacaacCGCTGctgttcaaatgtattttttattgcaGTTTCATTTTAACATCATCCCGGCTACTTTCAAACAACAGGCTAGACAGCAAATCAATAGTTTAGCATTGAATAATTTAAACTTGTATATGAGGAATCTGTTTTTGTGAGCATGAACAAATTAATAGTTAATGAGAATCGAAAAATATAAATACTCAAACACGTTGAGCCAAGAATTGAAAACTCACTTCACAAATATCTgggatgaagaacaataataataataatagaaaaaagtCACACAGGGCATGGTATAACTCGCAACATTAACAGATGATTGAGGTACGTTTCTAAAACACTTCGATTCACGTTTGTAACAGCTGATCTGTAAAAGTGTATTAAGTACATATACCTTTCAAACAACTTTATTTACctcaccttatttttcaatgtggCAGTAAGACGTTTTTGGTAAATGTACGTTCATTAACCGCTGTAGAGAAaaaaacgagaagaataacaaaatgCAATTAACCTTAAAACTGTTTgcgctacaaaccagtgtgtttataattaacaaaatacattaaaatagtatggtcagacaccagtttgcaatatcaagcagcaaaattagctgttttgtTAAGGCTAAAAATAGCTGAAAGCGGATGACAGAGGAAGCCAGACATTAAATGCACAatcatattggagatactcgaatgtaaacaacagcatggattgcacagtaaATGTACTACTCAATACGCTTTTCtgataatttatgctgtctaaaccatgggaagaaacgtgtggaagctgctaaatcatagagaaggacttagtttACTTAGTAAACTTAGTcttaagggggtcgcacaccgaacgcgcagcgcagcgccgcgtcgcgtcgcgccacgtctttaaaattcgaacacatatgctgcgtcccaattcgcatactatccgtcctaaatagtattcgaaaatagaattagtatgtcccaaatcgtagtatgtttaaaaaagtattccaaagattcccggatggtctactacttaacttcagaattcgaagtgcggatcaatgcacactctaacggcttaatattgcccacaacacattgcgcggtgaacgaggattcgattagaactacaaacacgcataaaaagtgttaaaaaactacaaatatggcggatatgcgcgaccaacggacaggtagagaaaggggttttagtgataaataatcaatgtgtaacctgattaaacatatttttttaatgttatccgtgttatatttcatgtgcagtaacattatgaacttttataatgatagggttggtcattaacgtttaaatgcataattatgcaaacacaagaggaGAGTTATCGGCATGAAAGACCCGTGAAAGAAAGTgccttaatttctctctaatacggtaggaaattaaattaaacaaatgtatataaatattaactgtgatgattgacagggcagtttaaacagtgacagg belongs to Garra rufa chromosome 3, GarRuf1.0, whole genome shotgun sequence and includes:
- the slc25a44b gene encoding solute carrier family 25 member 44b: MQQKRNIQIIEWEDLDKRKFYSFGVFMTMAIRATVYPATLIRTRLQVQKGKSLYTGTYDAFCKILRAEGLRGLYRGFMVTTFTLISGQAYITTYELVRKYVSNYSKDNTLKSLVAGGSASLVAQSITVPIDVISQQLMMQGHGEHLTRFKVKPKVGAKHSVFFGQTRDIIGQIFATDGIRGFYRGYVASLLTYIPNSAVWWPFYHFYAEQLSMMAPSNCPHLVLQAVAGPLAAATASTVTNPMDVIRARVQVEGRTSVIETFNQLIREEGFWGTTKGLSARIISSAPTAIVMVVGYETLKKLSLRPELVDSRHW